Sequence from the Streptomyces sp. R33 genome:
CACACTCACTCCGATGCCCAATTCTTTGGCCGTGCGGGCGAGTTCGGGCCCGTAGGCGAGTGCAGGTCCGGCGATCTCGTCGGTGGCCAAGGCCGCCAGCCGCAGGGTCAGCAGCTGGTCGTCGCTGCTGAAGTAGCGGTCCTTGATGCGGGTGAGATCGCCGGGCCACTGCCGGTCCCAGTCGCCGAAGTGCGGGCCCATGGAGGCGTGTACTCCGCGGATTCCGGTGCTGGTGAGGGCTTGGATCGCGGCGTCGGAGTGCTCTCGGGTGCGGGAGTTGTGCGAGAAGTCGAGCATGGTCGTGATACCGCCGTCGATCGCCGTCAGGGCGGCCAGCCTGGTTCCGATGTACATGTCCTCGGGCCGGTAGACGGTGGCGTGGCCGGCCAGGGTGGCCATGACGTAGCCGCCCAGGTCGTCGACGTCCGGCATGATCCGGCGCAGCTGGGCCTGCCAGGCGTGCCGGTGGGTGTCGACGAAGCCGGGGGTGAGGATCGCGCCGGTGGCGTCGACGACGACGGCGTCACCCCCACTGATGTCGCCGCCGACCGCGGTGATCGTGTCGCCCTCGACGAGGAGATCGCCGCGGTCGATGACGCCGAGGGAGGGGTCCATGGTGACGATCGTCGCGCCGGTGAAGAGGATGCGCCGCTGGGCGGCGGGCCGGCGCCGGATCCGCGTGAGGACGGCATCGAAGACGTTGGCTCGTTCGTGCATGACAGGACTTCTTTCCGTACACCGAAGAGGGAAGTAGCGAGCTGCGGGCACCGGGCGGCGACCGGAACGGCTCTGCCCCCAGCCTCGGTTGCGTCGTCCACGGCAACCAGGCCGCCGCGTTCCCTGGTGTCGCGCACCCAGGATGGGGACGTGTCATCGTGTGCAGCGGGTGCGGCGGGGCACGCCGCTTGGTCGCCGGTCCCCCGGTCTGCCATCATGAGCGAAACGGAACCTTGCTCCGCGGCAGTGATACGGAGCATCGTGCCGCTGGGGAAGTCGTACTGAAGGAGCGTGGCGGTGAACGACGGCGGACAGGGCGCGGGAAGCGCCGCGGGGTCCAAACGCAAGGACGCGCGGCGCAATCAGCAGACCCTGCTGGAGGCGGCCGCTGCCGTGTTCGTCAGCTCGGGGGTGGACGCGCCGGTACGGGACATCGCGGCCGCCGCCGGCGTCGGGATGGGCACGATCTACCGCCACTTCCCCACCCGGGCGGACCTCGTCATCGCCGTCTACCGCCACCAGGTCGACGCCTGCGCCGAGGCCGGCCCGGCCC
This genomic interval carries:
- a CDS encoding amidohydrolase family protein, producing the protein MHERANVFDAVLTRIRRRPAAQRRILFTGATIVTMDPSLGVIDRGDLLVEGDTITAVGGDISGGDAVVVDATGAILTPGFVDTHRHAWQAQLRRIMPDVDDLGGYVMATLAGHATVYRPEDMYIGTRLAALTAIDGGITTMLDFSHNSRTREHSDAAIQALTSTGIRGVHASMGPHFGDWDRQWPGDLTRIKDRYFSSDDQLLTLRLAALATDEIAGPALAYGPELARTAKELGIGVSVDAVFGTASSEAVLRWAEDGILGPDVTLIHSTGLTPEAWNAMGATGATVSLAPTSDAQIGLETAIPAVDEALAAGIRPGLSIDVEVALVSDMFTQMRTLHALQRMRAVNAVYGTDREPSRITTHDVLDFATLQGARTNGLAGVTGSLTPGKKADLLVIQAEDLNNMPLNDPIGTVVLGSDPRNISTVLINGEPRKWNGRVLDVDLPALRSAVHASRTYVLNTPAA